Proteins encoded in a region of the Pseudomonas syringae KCTC 12500 genome:
- a CDS encoding carbon-nitrogen hydrolase family protein, which translates to MSFAVIQMVSQSDVLANLASARRLLEQAAEGGARLAVLPENFVAMGRRDVADIGRAEAQGHGPILPWLKLAARDLKLWIVAGTLPLPPDERPDGKVTACSLLIDEHGEQVARYDKLHLFDVDVADNRGRYRESDDYAHGSRVVVADTPVGRLGLTVCYDLRFPELYTALREAGAELITAPSAFTAVTGAAHWDILIRARAIETQCYVLAAAQGGVHPGPRETYGHAAIVDPWGRVLAEQAQGEAVLLATRDSEEQASIRARMPVSSHRRFFSQGAMRPASE; encoded by the coding sequence ATGTCCTTCGCGGTGATTCAAATGGTCAGCCAAAGCGATGTCCTGGCCAATCTGGCCAGCGCCCGACGTCTGCTGGAACAGGCAGCCGAAGGTGGCGCGCGGCTGGCGGTACTGCCCGAAAACTTCGTCGCAATGGGGCGCCGCGACGTCGCCGATATCGGGCGTGCCGAGGCTCAGGGGCACGGACCGATCCTGCCATGGTTGAAACTGGCCGCTCGCGACCTCAAGTTATGGATTGTTGCCGGAACCTTGCCACTGCCGCCGGATGAGCGGCCGGATGGCAAGGTGACGGCGTGTTCGCTGTTGATCGATGAGCACGGTGAGCAGGTGGCCCGTTACGACAAACTGCATCTGTTCGATGTGGATGTCGCTGACAATCGTGGCCGCTATCGTGAATCGGATGACTACGCTCATGGGAGCAGGGTGGTGGTAGCCGATACGCCTGTGGGGCGTCTGGGGCTGACCGTCTGTTATGACCTGCGCTTTCCCGAGCTGTACACCGCGCTGCGTGAAGCCGGTGCTGAGCTTATTACCGCGCCGTCAGCGTTCACTGCGGTAACGGGGGCTGCGCACTGGGACATTCTGATCCGCGCGCGTGCCATCGAAACCCAGTGTTACGTGCTGGCGGCGGCACAGGGCGGGGTCCATCCGGGGCCTCGCGAGACTTACGGACACGCGGCCATCGTTGATCCATGGGGCCGCGTACTGGCCGAGCAGGCGCAGGGTGAAGCGGTGCTGCTGGCCACACGCGACAGTGAAGAACAGGCGTCCATACGGGCGCGGATGCCGGTGTCCAGTCACCGGCGCTTTTTTTCGCAGGGCGCCATGCGGCCTGCTTCGGAGTGA